A region from the Thermodesulfobacteriota bacterium genome encodes:
- a CDS encoding nitroreductase family protein, with protein MDEKLKNFYALYDRRKSIREFAEREVEDEKLNRLFSVLRRAQSAANCQPWHFIVMKKGDREKLDHVFTRDGFKKAPVVIVACAEPEKAWKRKADNRNYAWVDVSIAVTEMIGAATAEGLGTCWIAAIDPEEVKTILHIPQRIEVVGIIAMGYPPKELVKEEKNRKRFDEIIHTGRW; from the coding sequence ATGGACGAAAAGCTGAAAAATTTTTACGCCCTTTACGACAGGCGGAAGAGCATACGGGAGTTCGCCGAGCGCGAGGTCGAGGACGAAAAGCTGAACCGCCTCTTCTCGGTCCTGAGGCGGGCGCAGAGCGCGGCCAACTGCCAGCCCTGGCACTTTATCGTCATGAAGAAGGGGGACCGGGAGAAGCTCGACCACGTCTTCACCCGGGACGGGTTTAAGAAAGCGCCCGTGGTCATCGTGGCCTGCGCCGAGCCGGAGAAGGCCTGGAAGAGAAAAGCCGACAACAGGAACTACGCCTGGGTGGACGTATCGATAGCCGTAACCGAAATGATAGGGGCCGCGACGGCCGAGGGGCTCGGCACTTGCTGGATAGCGGCCATAGACCCCGAAGAGGTCAAGACCATACTCCACATACCTCAGCGCATAGAGGTGGTCGGCATCATCGCCATGGGCTACCCGCCGAAGGAACTCGTAAAGGAAGAGAAGAACCGCAAGCGCTTCGACGAGATTATACACACCGGGAGATGGTAG
- the ftsY gene encoding signal recognition particle-docking protein FtsY — MAFTGLKARLARTHNAFMEGLSSSVGSGARTEALERLEEALIGADVGVRTSMEMADSLREGIKWDMESLRARLRDTVYNILKEVESPLAPDVSPYVILVVGVNGAGKTTTIGKLAQSFASGGKSVLLGAGDTFRAAAIEQLEVWGTRVGCPVIKHKEGGDPGAVAFDCVKAAVARKTDLVILDTAGRLHTKVNLMEELKKIKRVVERELPGAPHEILLVLDATNGQNAVEQVRLFNAAVGVTGIALTKLDGTAKGGIIIPIAREFSIPIRYIGVGEGVEDLVPFNAREFADALV; from the coding sequence ATGGCATTCACCGGACTCAAGGCAAGGCTCGCCCGCACGCACAACGCCTTTATGGAGGGGTTGAGCTCGTCGGTCGGAAGTGGGGCGAGGACAGAGGCGCTCGAGCGGCTCGAGGAGGCGCTCATAGGGGCGGACGTGGGGGTCAGGACCTCGATGGAGATGGCCGACAGCCTCCGGGAGGGCATCAAGTGGGACATGGAGAGCCTCCGGGCCCGCTTAAGGGATACAGTCTACAACATCTTGAAGGAGGTGGAGAGCCCGCTCGCGCCGGACGTCTCCCCGTACGTGATACTGGTGGTGGGCGTGAACGGCGCGGGGAAGACCACCACCATAGGGAAGCTCGCGCAGAGCTTCGCCTCCGGCGGCAAGTCGGTGTTGCTCGGGGCGGGCGATACGTTCCGTGCCGCTGCGATAGAGCAGCTCGAGGTCTGGGGCACGCGTGTCGGCTGTCCGGTCATAAAGCACAAGGAGGGTGGGGACCCGGGGGCGGTGGCCTTCGACTGCGTGAAGGCGGCCGTGGCCAGGAAGACCGACCTGGTGATACTCGATACCGCGGGCAGGCTCCACACGAAGGTGAACTTGATGGAGGAGCTCAAGAAGATAAAGAGGGTCGTCGAAAGGGAGCTCCCCGGCGCGCCGCACGAGATACTCCTCGTGCTCGACGCCACCAACGGGCAGAATGCCGTGGAGCAGGTAAGGCTCTTCAACGCGGCCGTCGGGGTAACGGGCATCGCGCTGACAAAGCTGGACGGCACGGCAAAAGGTGGTATAATAATCCCCATAGCCCGGGAGTTCTCCATCCCCATACGCTACATAGGCGTCGGGGAGGGGGTGGAGGATCTCGTACCCTTTAACGCGCGAGAGTTCGCAGACGCGCTCGTATAG